From the genome of Schaalia odontolytica:
CCTACTTCCCGCTGGTCCATCCCTCGCCGCGCAACCAGATGTGGATGAAGAAGAACCCCTGGTTCGCCGCCGACGTGCTGCCCGACCTGAAGGAGCGCGTCGCCTCCCTGCTCGCCTGACGAGGCCGGGGCCGGGCTGGGTGGTGCACACTAGAGCGCATGAACGATCTGCGCATCCCTCCCGGGCCCGGCTGCCCGCGCGGCCTCGTCGTGCCCGCGGGGGATCTGGTCGAGCGCTTCTCTCATGCGTCGGGCCCCGGTGGGCAGGGCGTCAACACCGCGGATTCGCGGGTGCAGCTCAGCCTGGACCTCGCTGCGACAGTCGCGCTGAATGACGAGCAGCGCGAGCGAGCCCTGTCGGTGCTCGGCGAGCGACTCACCGGGACCGTCCTGACCATCACCGCCGCCGAGACCCGTTCCCAGCGCCGCAACCGCGCCGCCGCGCGCGAACGCCTCGCGGAAGTTCTACGCGCGGCCCTCGTCCCGCCCATCCCGCGGCGCGCCACGAAGCCGACGCGCGCGTCTAAACTGCGCCGCCTCGCGGACAAGAAGAGGCGCTCGGAGGTCAAGGCGCGCAGGCGCCGCCCGGATGCGGACTAAGAAGAACGAGGCCGAGGCCGCCTACGCCCACTCGCTCCCGTCGGTGCGCCAGCCGATAAACACCCAGGTGACGGGCAGGAGGTAGTCCAGAACCCAGTGTTCCCGTGCCACCTCAGAGGGATCAGCGGGAGCCTCGCGAACGATATGCTGGGCCGCGTAGGCATCGAAAAGTCGCTGCTCGCGCGCGGTGAATGGCTCTGGGCCGGCCAGGCGACGAAGGTCCGCGCGGGCCTCATCGAAGGAAGAAAAACGCATTGGGCGGAAGGTGCGTGTGGTCGCGAAAACCGGGATCCGCCCCAGGGATGTGAGTGCGCGGGTCACGTCGCGGACGACGTGCGAGCGCCTCGCTGCGCGTCCCAGGTAGGTGAGCAGGCGTGGGTCACGGGACGGGAGCAGGCTGTCGGGCACGACGACCGCCGCGCGTGATCGGGCCGCCGCGTCGAGCTTGCGCACGCAAGCGGGCACGTCCCCGCTCATGAGGGAGCGTGACGCGAAGGCGACATCCACGCTGTTCTCACCCAGGCCCGCCTCCTCCCAGTCGTCCTCCCAGGCGAGTAGGTGGGAGGTGATCGGCAGTTTGTCGGCGGCCGCGCGCTCGTCGAGGATAGCCAGCATGGCCTCGGCGAAGTCGCAGCCGTGGACGCGGTGCCCGGCGCGGGCGAGGGGGACGGCGAGCGTGCCCGTCGCACACCCCATGTCGAGGACCTCATCACCATCTTCGAGCGCGAGGAGATCCAGGAGCCAGCGCTCGTAGTCGATGGTCGCGTCTCTCGTGAACGTCGCGGCCCTCTTGTTCCAATAGGCCTGCGAGTCTCGGTTAATTGTGCTGTTCTGTGTCGACATGAGATAGCCCTTCACTGCGCCTTAAGTGCATGTCTTGATAGAGTTTATGTATGTATAATGACATGCAGAAGGAGGTTCGTGCATGGCAACTGTGAATTTTAGTGTGCGCATGGATGCAGATCTTAAGCGTGAGGTTGAAGCGATCTACGCGGAGCTTGGTATGAATCTGACGTCCGCTGTGAACGCTTTCCTCCGTCAGAGCGTGCGGGTGGGTGGAATGCCCTTCGATCTGCGTCTGAATGAGCAGCAGCGTGAGACTGTCTTGGCGATGTTGGAAGCGGAGCAGCTGGCCTCTGATCCAGGTGTTGAGGCCATGGATGTTGAAGACGCTCTGGCGGAGTTGAAGCGCTAATGACTCTGAAAGTCGTTTGGACAACGAAGTTTAAGCGCGACTACAAGCGTGTGATGAAGCGCGGGCTCGACATCAATCGTCTGGATCAAGTTATCCGAACGTTGGCAGCTGGCGAGGTACTCGCTATCTCGCACCGAGATCATGCTCTCGGGGGTGACTGGCGGGGGCATCGTGAGTGTCATGTTCAGCCTGATTGGCTGCTGATCTATTACGTGGATGGCGAGCGCCTGGTTTTGACCCTCACGCGGACGGGAACCCACGCAGATCTGTTTGGCCTCTAAGCACGGCGCTGCGTGGAATAATGGCCCAATGACTTTTTCTGCCACGCTGCCGAACTTCTCTAGCGACTACCAGGAGGGCGCGCACGCCCGGGTGCTCGACGCCCTCGTCGCCACCAACATGGAACAGTCCGCCGGCTACGGCACCGATGAGCACTGCGAGCGTGCCCGCAACCTGATTCGCGAGGCCTGCCAGGCCCCCGACGCCGACGTGTACTTCCTGGTCGGCGGCACGCAGACGAACGCGACCGTCATCGACGCGATCCTCCTGCCCTGGCAGGGCGTCATCGCCCCCAACACCGGTCACATCAACATGCACGAGGCCGGCATCGTCGAGCGCGGCGGCCACAAGATCCTCGACACCCCCGCCGTCGAAGGCAAAATCAATGCCGCCGACGTCGAACGCATCTGCTCGGCGTGGGAGGGCGATGGCGCGCGTGACCACATGATCGCCCCCGCCCTCGTCTATATTTCGCAGCCCACCGAGTACGGCACCCTCTACTCCCTGCAGGAGCTTGAGGAGCTCTCAGCCGTGTGTCGCAAGCGCGACCTCAAGCTTTTCGTCGACGGTGCGCGCCTCGCATACGCGCTGGCCTCGCCCGCCAACGACGTGACGCTGGCCGACCTCGCGCGCCTGACCGACGTCTTCTACATCGGTGGCACCAAGTGCGGCTCCCTCTTCGGCGAGGCCGTGGTGATCCCCGAGCGCGGATCGATCCGCCAGTTCGTCACCCAGATGAAGCAGCACGGTGCGCTCCTGGCGAAGGGGCGCCTCCTGGGCGTGCAGTTCGAGGCGCTCTTCGAGGACGGCCTCTACCTGACGATCGGCGAGCCCGCCGTTCAGGCCACTGCGCGCATCCGCGAGGCCCTCAAGCGTGCCGGCTACGTCGTCACCATGGATTCGCCGACCAACCTGACCTTCGTGGCCCTCGACCAGGCCGGGCACGAGCGCCTCTCGGACAAGGTGCGTTACAGCATCTGGGAGACCCTGCCCGATGGTCGCTACCTCGCGCGCATCGGCACCTCCTGGGCCACTCCCGAGGAGGACGTGATGGCCTTCGAGCAAGCCCTGGCCCGGTAGCTCGGACGGCAGCCGTCCGGTGGGCGGGCTGGGTGGAACGGGGGAGTGAAGCCGGGTTAGCCTGGGCGCATGACACTCAACGTTGAGACGAACGACTTTTCGGCCCTGACCGCCTCGCGCCGCTCCACGCGCGCCTTTACAGACCAGGAGATTCCCGCCGAGGTCCTCGAGGCGATCCTCGCCGACGCGACGACCGCGCCGTCCTGGTCCAACACGCGCGCCTTCCGCGTCGCCCTGGCCACGGGCGAGCGTGCCCAGCGCCTGCGCGAACACTACGGGCGTCTCTTCGACGAGGAGATCGCAGCCCACGCCCGCAAGGCCGAGGACCCGACCGTGGAGATCCCCGTGCCTGACGGTGACTTCCCGGTGCGCAAGCGCTACCCGGACGAGGTGCGCCCCGCCCAGATCGAGGTCGCGAAGCTCCTCTACGGCATCCACGGCATCGAGCGCGCCGACATCGAGGGGCGCAACCGCGTGAACCGCCGCAACGTCACGGCATTCGACGCGCCCGTCATGGGCTTCGTCTTCGTTCATCAGGACATGCTCCCGTGGAGCGCCTTGGACGCTGGCCTCATGCTCCAGACCCTGTTCCTGTCCGCCAAGTCGCGTGGCATCGACTCCTGCCCGGTCGGCATCCTCGCCACCTGGCGCGAGCCCGTCGAAACCGAATTTGAGATCCCCGAGGGGTACCGGTTCATCACCGGTTTTGCGCTCGGTTACGCGGATCCCGAGGCCCCGATCAACGCGATGCAGGCGCCGCGCCCGCCGATCCAGCTTCTCGAAGGCAAGTAACGCTACGAGCGGTAGACCTCGCGGCGGTGTGCGACGCGCACGACCGTCACGACCAGGATGTCGTCCTCGATTGAGTAGATGATCCGGTAGTCGCCGACGCGGATGCGCCACGCGTTCTCCGAGCTCGCGAGCTTCTTGACTCCGTCGGGGTGAGGAGAAGTGGCGAGCGATTCGATGGCATCCAGCAAGCGGGCGCGCACCGGTCGATCCAGCTTGCGTACCTGTCGCGCCGCCGCTGAGGTGAATTCGACGCGGTACATCGCTAGTCGTTGAGCTCAGCGCGCAGGTCGTCCAGGCTGACGCGCTGCCCGTCGTCGTTGCGTACCGCCTCGCGGAAGGCTGCGAGATCGCGTGCATCCTCGAGTTCTTCCAAGGCCAACAGGTCATCGACGCCGATCACGATTGCCGCGAGGCGGCCGTTCTTCGTCACTCCGATACGCTCGCCGCCGTAGGAGGCTCGTCCGAGGACGTCGGAGAGGTTTGCGCGCAGCTCGCGAGTGGAGAGCGTCGTAGCGAGTGTGTTCATAGTGGCATTTTAGTACATTGTGTACACATCTGCGCCTCTGTTACTCATCGTGAGCGTGAACAATTTCCCACGGACATACCTGACACCCGGGTGAGCGTCTACCGTGGAACGAGGCCACGGCCTCGTGAAACGTTCGCAATCGGAAGGACCCTATGTCCAAGAAGTACCTCTCTGTCGCCTTCGCCTACGTGGGAGTCATTATCGGCGCGGGCCTGGCGAGTGGCCAGGACCTGCTCCAGTACTTCCTCTCCTTTGGCGCGAAGGGCCTGATCGGCATCGCGGTCTTGGGCGTCCTCAACGTCGTCTTCGGCGTGGTCGCGCTCCAGCTCGGCTCCTACTACCGGTCCGGCCACCACGACGAGGTCTTCGAGCGCATCACCCACCCGGCGCTGCGCCGCGTCATCGACGTCGTGCTCGTCTTCTCGGGCTTCGCGATGGGATTCGTGATGCTCGCGGGCGCGGGAGCGAACCTCGAGCAGCAGTTCGGTCTGCCCGCGTGGGCGGGGAGTGCCCTGTGCGCGGTTCTGGTCGTTCTCACGGCCTTCCTGGATTTCGACCGGATCATGAAGGTGATCGGCGTCTTCACGCCTATGATCATCGTTGCGATCACGATCCTCACCATCTACTCGCTGGCCACACCGCACCCGGGCGTCGCGGAGCTCAACGCCGCCGCCACCCAGGTCACCCCGGCACTGCCCAACCTGTGGCTCTCCACGATCAACTACTTCGCGCTGTGCGTCGTCAACGGCATCGCGATGGCCTTCGTGCTCGGCGGTTCGGTGCTGCGCATCGGCGAGGCCCGCCGCGCCGGGCGCATCGGCGGCACCATCATCGCCCTCGTCATCGGCGCGGACGCCCTGTGCCTGTACCTGAACGTGGATCGCATCTGGGACGTGAACGTCCCCGCCCTCGAGATCGCGCGCTCGATCCACCCGGCCTTTGCCTTCGTCTACACGCTCATCATTTTCGCGCTCATCTACAACACGGTCTTTTCTCTGTTCTACTCGACGGCGCGCCGCTTCTCGGGCGGGCAGACCACCCGCATGCGCATCGTCCTCGTCGGCGTGGTCGCCGTGGGCTATGCGGCCTCACTCATGGGCTTCAAGAAGCTGATCGGCGGCATGTATCCGATCATCGGGTGGCTGGGCGTCGCCCTCCTCGTCGTCCTCGCGGTTGGGTGGCTGCGCGAGCGCTCCGCCGTCCTGCGCGAGGAGAACCTGCGTCGCAAGCTCATTCGCGTCCTCGTGCGCAAGCACGCCGACGACCTGGAGTACACGGACGAGCACCGTGCTCAGGCGCGAACCCTTGCCCAGGCCTCGGTCGTTGATGGCACCGAGCTGCGCCGCGAAGCTGACTCGATCGCCGAGCAGATCGCCGACACCCAGGACGACGCCGCCGCCTACGCGCGCGAGGCTCTGCCCGTCGATGAGGCCCTGGTCGAGCAGGCGATCGAGGCCGACCGGGCGAACGACTGAGTCAGCTCACCGGCGAGGCCGTGGCCGCCTCGTGCGCAAGCAGCCAGGCTTTCGCCTCCGCTCCGGCCGCGTAGCCGCCCGGGCCGGTGGCCGCCACGACCCTGTGGCAGGGGCGGATGAGCAGCAAGGGATTACGCCCCACCGCTCCGCCGATCGCCTGGGCCGACGCGGGCACACCTGCGTCCCGCAGCGTGGCCGTGAGGTGCCCGTACGTGCGCGTCGCGCCGTAGGGGATAGCGTCCATTGCCTCCCACACGTGTCTCTGGAAGTCCGTGCCCTCGGGCGCGAGGGGAATGGTGGCGGGGGAGGGGGCCTCGCCCGCGAAGTATCCGTCGAGCCAGGACATCGCCGCGCCCAGAGCCCGCGCGTCCGCCTCGCCCCACCCGGCCCTGGCGCGGACGCTGTCCCGAGAAACGGACGAGGTCAGGTCGAGCGCGGAGCGCGCCGAGGCCTCGCCGATGCCGATGGGGCAGCCGAAGAAACGCTGCCCGACCACCCACAAGCCGACGAGCGAACCGCCCCGCGCGGCCAGCGTGAGGCTGCCGATGGGGGAGTCGTAGGTGGCGAGCGCCGGATCAGAACTGCTCGGGGTGCTCTCGGTAGGCATACGCCCACACTGTCACGGCGACAGTCACAGCGCGAGTCCAGGCATCACGGACGGCGCTCAGTTCGTCACCCTCGAAGCCCTCCGCGAGGAGACGGTGACCGACCTCCACAGTCGGCGCGATGAAGGCGAGCACGTAGCGCAGTGGCACGAATGGCGTCGAGTCCGCCCCATCCGCCGCGTTCTTCGCTGCGGACATGTGCCGTGCGCCGATCAGGTACTGGTAGTCCAACCACGCCTGGTCACGCTCGCGCGTGCACATGTCGATGATCCACTGGGCGAAGCGCGGCTTTGACGCCTGCGCGTACTCGGGGTTCGGCTGCCCGTCCGGGTGCGCGGAATGTGCTGCCAGATACGTCTTCTGAGCCAGAATTCCGCGCCACGTGTCGACCATTTCCATAGCGTGTGGCGCCAGGATGGGTTCTGCTCGTGAGAGCAGCTCTGCGTCACCGGGCTGGACGTGTGCGGCGGCCTCAATCTGGCGTAGATCCTCGAGTGTGAGCGGGGATGTGGGGACGGCATCGGTGCCGTAGGTGTACCCCGACGAGTGGTCGTAAGCGGTCATGAGAACCTCCTTGAACCGATGCGTCGATTGTAGCACGTGCTCTGATCGTGTGGGTCTGTTTGACATTCGGGGATGGTGTCGAGGCCATGCGGTCGGGGCGTGGTACGCCGCGCGAGTTCGCGGCGCCGGTAGCCGACGTGGTGAGATGGCGACGACGCCGGTGGGGTTGCTCGCAATACAATTGACCTATGGAACCCCTTCTTATCGCCCTGGCCGGAATGCTCATCATCGTGGCATGCCAATTCGTCGCGCCCAAGGTGGGCGTGGCGTCGCCGCTGATTCTGCTGGTTATCGGCCTGGCGATTGGCTTCTTGCCGCAGGTGGGCGCCATCGAGATTGAGCCGAACATCATCCTCGAGATGGTGCTGCCACCCCTGCTGTTCTCGGCGGCCGTGCGTATGCCGACCATGGACTTCCGGCGCGAGATGCAGGCCGTCGCGATGCTCGCGATTCCCCTCGTGTTCCTGTCCGCCTTCGCGGTCGGATTCGTTATCAACTGGCTCGTTCCCGCGATCTCCCTGCCCTGGGGTGT
Proteins encoded in this window:
- a CDS encoding methylated-DNA--[protein]-cysteine S-methyltransferase; amino-acid sequence: MPTESTPSSSDPALATYDSPIGSLTLAARGGSLVGLWVVGQRFFGCPIGIGEASARSALDLTSSVSRDSVRARAGWGEADARALGAAMSWLDGYFAGEAPSPATIPLAPEGTDFQRHVWEAMDAIPYGATRTYGHLTATLRDAGVPASAQAIGGAVGRNPLLLIRPCHRVVAATGPGGYAAGAEAKAWLLAHEAATASPVS
- the arfB gene encoding alternative ribosome rescue aminoacyl-tRNA hydrolase ArfB, giving the protein MNDLRIPPGPGCPRGLVVPAGDLVERFSHASGPGGQGVNTADSRVQLSLDLAATVALNDEQRERALSVLGERLTGTVLTITAAETRSQRRNRAAARERLAEVLRAALVPPIPRRATKPTRASKLRRLADKKRRSEVKARRRRPDAD
- a CDS encoding type II toxin-antitoxin system Phd/YefM family antitoxin — encoded protein: MNTLATTLSTRELRANLSDVLGRASYGGERIGVTKNGRLAAIVIGVDDLLALEELEDARDLAAFREAVRNDDGQRVSLDDLRAELND
- a CDS encoding type II toxin-antitoxin system RelE family toxin, producing MYRVEFTSAAARQVRKLDRPVRARLLDAIESLATSPHPDGVKKLASSENAWRIRVGDYRIIYSIEDDILVVTVVRVAHRREVYRS
- a CDS encoding protoglobin domain-containing protein yields the protein MTAYDHSSGYTYGTDAVPTSPLTLEDLRQIEAAAHVQPGDAELLSRAEPILAPHAMEMVDTWRGILAQKTYLAAHSAHPDGQPNPEYAQASKPRFAQWIIDMCTRERDQAWLDYQYLIGARHMSAAKNAADGADSTPFVPLRYVLAFIAPTVEVGHRLLAEGFEGDELSAVRDAWTRAVTVAVTVWAYAYREHPEQF
- a CDS encoding type II toxin-antitoxin system YafQ family toxin; translation: MTLKVVWTTKFKRDYKRVMKRGLDINRLDQVIRTLAAGEVLAISHRDHALGGDWRGHRECHVQPDWLLIYYVDGERLVLTLTRTGTHADLFGL
- a CDS encoding class I SAM-dependent methyltransferase gives rise to the protein MSTQNSTINRDSQAYWNKRAATFTRDATIDYERWLLDLLALEDGDEVLDMGCATGTLAVPLARAGHRVHGCDFAEAMLAILDERAAADKLPITSHLLAWEDDWEEAGLGENSVDVAFASRSLMSGDVPACVRKLDAAARSRAAVVVPDSLLPSRDPRLLTYLGRAARRSHVVRDVTRALTSLGRIPVFATTRTFRPMRFSSFDEARADLRRLAGPEPFTAREQRLFDAYAAQHIVREAPADPSEVAREHWVLDYLLPVTWVFIGWRTDGSEWA
- a CDS encoding type II toxin-antitoxin system RelB/DinJ family antitoxin, translated to MATVNFSVRMDADLKREVEAIYAELGMNLTSAVNAFLRQSVRVGGMPFDLRLNEQQRETVLAMLEAEQLASDPGVEAMDVEDALAELKR
- a CDS encoding nitroreductase, whose protein sequence is MTLNVETNDFSALTASRRSTRAFTDQEIPAEVLEAILADATTAPSWSNTRAFRVALATGERAQRLREHYGRLFDEEIAAHARKAEDPTVEIPVPDGDFPVRKRYPDEVRPAQIEVAKLLYGIHGIERADIEGRNRVNRRNVTAFDAPVMGFVFVHQDMLPWSALDAGLMLQTLFLSAKSRGIDSCPVGILATWREPVETEFEIPEGYRFITGFALGYADPEAPINAMQAPRPPIQLLEGK
- a CDS encoding threonine aldolase family protein, whose protein sequence is MTFSATLPNFSSDYQEGAHARVLDALVATNMEQSAGYGTDEHCERARNLIREACQAPDADVYFLVGGTQTNATVIDAILLPWQGVIAPNTGHINMHEAGIVERGGHKILDTPAVEGKINAADVERICSAWEGDGARDHMIAPALVYISQPTEYGTLYSLQELEELSAVCRKRDLKLFVDGARLAYALASPANDVTLADLARLTDVFYIGGTKCGSLFGEAVVIPERGSIRQFVTQMKQHGALLAKGRLLGVQFEALFEDGLYLTIGEPAVQATARIREALKRAGYVVTMDSPTNLTFVALDQAGHERLSDKVRYSIWETLPDGRYLARIGTSWATPEEDVMAFEQALAR